In Juglans regia cultivar Chandler chromosome 13, Walnut 2.0, whole genome shotgun sequence, the DNA window ACATGGTGATAGGATGATGAGAATCTCTTGCTAGAGCAGGCTCTTGCAATGTCCGAATATCTCTGGATCTGGGCACTCCATGGGTGATGCTGAGATGACAGAGGCAATAACTGATGATCGGGAGATGGCCTTAGGTAAGTTCCATTGTTTTAATTGCATTTATTTAGGGTGGTGTATTGAGGtttcgttctttctttctttcatctctCACATGTGGAGAATCATTTCTGTGTTTTCTCAATAGTTTGAAATGAACTTGCCCATATCATCCTCTGGTTCTTTGAAGACTTTGGTTGATACTCCAAGTTTGCTCCCCTTGTTTTGGTAAAGCACTCTACATTATGCACACATGCAATTGACTGTGCAGACATAAAAGTGATTTTCCACTGTCTATcacataacttttttatattccTTTTATATCTGTGACTTGCATGGATTGCTGCATTctaagaattatatataaatactattcTAAGACACTTGGCTGCACCCAAAAAATGAAGCaatactctctttttcttttcttttttcctggtTGTATGCTTGCAAATATTAAGAGATTGCAAATATTAAGAGGTGCATTAATGGTCTTGCTTGCTGTTGTAGTTTTCATCTTAAACTCGGGCCTAAATAACTGTGAAGTTGACGTTAATATTTACCAAAATGGCAAGGTGGTGTGTAGGACTAAGAACACTAGTCAAgctagttttcttttttgatccaGTTGATTTGGCATTTgacttttttagattttgaaccTTGACAGAGAACCGGTTATGAATTTAGTTTTTACTATTAAACTAGTCATATGAACTGATCAATTCCCCTTATTTTGCTGCATGCAGCTCGTGAAATGTCCTTGCAGGAAAATGTGAAGACTAAATTGACAGAGTCTGCTGAAAGCAAGGTGTTGGAGGATTAGGCTTTTGTGTCATCTATCCCTTCTTCAGCATTTTTACTTGAGCCTGTGCCGATGAACTTATACAATAGTCAGTTCTGCATATGCTACCATTTTTCTGACAGTATTTCTCTTACAGCTTCTGGGAGTTGACCCCAATGATCCTTCAGTACGAGAAATGCTGGCATCTTTGGGAAGTATGAGGTGAGTTTATAGAATTTTACACGATAAAACCTGCATGGGTGACTAAATATacctgtttttgttttcatgtCCCCAAGAGTCAACATCTGTGTTTactgtataaattttatgtttttcttttcaactcatttttaattGTTGTGGTTACTAGGCACAacaaaagaagaatgaagatgagCAACCAAACGTGGACAAGTAAAGATGCTATTACACTACTGCTGCTGAATCTGTGACGGCAAGATTAATCTCTGATCCGAATTCTAAGTTTTAGGAGTGAGCGatgccttgtttgtttttaacaTTAATAGTTTATCTTACATGCATTCTTTTCcggattctctctctctctctctctctctctcccctccaaaacaacaaaaaaatgggtttttttattttaatatatatatatatatatcaataagggatgatggttgttttttttattcatggATTAATGGTTTTAGTTGGTCCACTATCTTATGTGTTAAGACTAATTTCACAATCCAACCTGTGATAAGGCACGGCTTCGAGGTTTTGGCTCTGTTTAGTGTTGGTTTGCCAGTCAATAGTTGCACAACGGTTAACCCTGATCAGTCCTCTGTGACTCGTGCTGCCTACTGCGTACTTGAGGTACCAAAGACTGAAGTCAAGAGGAATCCCATGCAGTAAAGCACCCACAGAAATATTTGGCTTATTGTCGATGTGAGATGCTGTCGTCTTAATACAGCTAATCATAAACGGCTGATCCAATCTACTATCAAGCTCGCAGGATACTCCAAATGTGCAATCTTCCCCTAATCTTTTGGCCCGGATTAAGTTGCCACTCTAAAATCTGGTTGACTAAACTGCCCCAAGAACATTTTGATGCTTATCACCTATTCCAGTTTGCccccaaaataaagaaaatgatgctTGATGAATATTGCTGCCAATCAGATTCATATTATCTCAATCATCCATGCCGTAGGAACGAATAATACTCAACTATTAGGGCGGGCCAGTTTGCCTATCATGTAATATCAATCATGGTACTCAGAAATGCATCTTTTCAACTTTATGTGGATCAATCTGCACCACCAATTTGAGTAATTCCATTAGAAAGAAGCTAGGAGCTACCGGCGGGATTCTGGGTGTTGATCCCAGAGCAGATGTACAAATCATCCATGACAACAATTTCTAGTCACCGTTTTTGTGCGGATTCTAGACTCcgattttaaaaacaaatgagccATGCCAACAAGGTGTGGGCCTAATTGAGCATTTTGTCAAGGGGCAAGCCACTCCATGTACGTTCTCTTTCTTGCTATTAGGATGGATTTTAGTGtttgtgatctctctctctctctcttactcaCTCATGTCCAACCACTCATCTTTATCTTCAACGATGGTTAGCTATCTGctaattattttatggaataaGTGTTGGGATGTTACCCCTATCTACTACAGTTTCTCAGACAAATTTGTTGGAAATCTCAACCTTATAGGAGAATGAAATCTAGAAAGTTATATCTGCTGTGCTGAAAATTATTCTTgggtattaaaagaaataaagataaacGAAGATGGCAAAAGAACCTGAATGGGCCTAAGGGTGATTGGTGGCACATTCATTGACTCGTTTTTACCGAGAagcttttcctttcttttatcttttactCCCACATCCTCCTTTCTCCTTTGCTTTTACGCAAAGACTTTTGAGGAACACAAAGATATAGAAGTGGAGAGATGTGGGTGTGCGATCCGAGATGGGACCACCGTATGAGATTTTAGCTTGTATACACGTCAAAAATGGTGTTTATTCGATCGAGGAGGTGAATCAATGATGcgcccatttttcttttcttcctttgtgTCATTGTTTTACTTCCTACTCTTCTGCATACCATCACTTTCTTTCCCCACCTTACAATGCTTCTTTCCCATTCTCACTATTATAGTCATTAAAAGATGGTTCAAAACCAGCGATAACAGTCCTCTTGGTGTGTAGTATTTTTGCCATGAATCTCAT includes these proteins:
- the LOC108993346 gene encoding 26S proteasome non-ATPase regulatory subunit 4 homolog isoform X1 produces the protein MDLFAWMSFFVIIRLLQCPNISGSGHSMGDAEMTEAITDDREMALAREMSLQENVKTKLTESAESKLLGVDPNDPSVREMLASLGSMRHNKRRMKMSNQTWTSKDAITLLLLNL
- the LOC108993346 gene encoding 26S proteasome non-ATPase regulatory subunit 4 homolog isoform X2; translated protein: MGDAEMTEAITDDREMALAREMSLQENVKTKLTESAESKLLGVDPNDPSVREMLASLGSMRHNKRRMKMSNQTWTSKDAITLLLLNL